The genomic interval TGTTGATCCAAGGATACTGTGACGGTCGAGTCGCGGATTACCAGATGTCGGCTTTGGCGATGGCCATTTGCCTGCAAGGCATGACGCCACGCGAAGTCGCCACGCTGACCAAGGCGATGTTGGAAAGCGGTGAGCGTCTGCCGCGTGAAAGTTCGGACCGCCGCGGGCGACCACGTGTGGACAAGCACAGCACCGGCGGCCTGGGCGACAAGATTTCCCTTGTCTTGGCACCGCTGTTGGCCGCTTGCGATGTCGACGTGCCGATGATCAGCGGGCGTGGTCTCGGCCTGACCGGCGGAACATTGGACAAACTGGAGTCCGCCGCCGGATTTCGTAGCGATCTGACGATCCAACAAATGGACGCGCAACTGCAACAACTGGGTACCTTCATCGCCGGTGCATCGGAAAAAATTGCCCCGGCGGATCGACGACTCTATGCGCTTCGTGACGTCACGGGCACCGTCGATTCCGTTGCGTTGATCACCGCCAGCATTCTGTCCAAAAAACTGGCCGCCAACCTGGACGCACTGGTGATGGATGTCAAAGTCGGCTCGGGCGCGTTCATGCAACGAATGGACGATGCCGTCGAATTGTCACAGTCGCTGGTTCGCGTCGGGGCCGGAGCCGGACTGCCGACATCCGTGCTGATCACCGACATGGACCAACCCCTGGGCGAAACCTTGGGCAACGCGATGGAGTTCAACGAAGCCGTCGAGGTGCTCAGCGGCGAAGG from Stieleria varia carries:
- a CDS encoding thymidine phosphorylase — translated: MNVAQLLSKKRHGGELTDAEISLLIQGYCDGRVADYQMSALAMAICLQGMTPREVATLTKAMLESGERLPRESSDRRGRPRVDKHSTGGLGDKISLVLAPLLAACDVDVPMISGRGLGLTGGTLDKLESAAGFRSDLTIQQMDAQLQQLGTFIAGASEKIAPADRRLYALRDVTGTVDSVALITASILSKKLAANLDALVMDVKVGSGAFMQRMDDAVELSQSLVRVGAGAGLPTSVLITDMDQPLGETLGNAMEFNEAVEVLSGEGPPAVRELTVELAANLLCQVNVTPDRDTAMDLLSRKLDDGSARQRFEEMIRAQGGSWTKPLKIAPEFSKIDAHCDGYISRFDCRVLGQCVVDIGGGRRQLGDTIDHSVGIRVHARVGQRVNKGDRLLTLHCHREPATDYSSALRGAIEIVDVPVECRPLIIQRIDSLSTTYR